CAAGCATGAGATCACGGTATGCGGGCACTCGATTTGTGCTCTCCCAACTGCAAGTCATATCCTTTCAACCATCATGGaaaccttttccttttcctttcttctctccacCTCCTCAGCCTTTAAAGCTGCGTTTGATAACCACTTTTATTCTcgaaaaaatttctaataaaagataattttttctatttctaattcttgaacgagtttctaagcaaaaaaaaTGCGTTTAACAATTGGAACCGAATAGAACAAGAATAGAAAATGCAAATTtccattctcaatttttttatttaattataaaaatctcAATGGAGACTTAGAACCTCTGCCAAATAGTGCTAATTCTATTCTTTAGTTCCCtggaaccaaaaaataaaaataaaaatagaaatccgtttttttatttttttgttcttaggaacaaatttgttccctagaataaatttagaacagaaTCAAAAAGTAAAACTAAATTGCTTCTTTATTATTAGGaataattttagaatcaagcacaactttttttctttgttcttttcctcttttcttccttttttcttccttttcttcctcctcccctcccATTGCCGGAGCCTTGTCAAGCGAgagcgaggtcgacctcgcccaaaTGCGGAATAGGGCGAGGCTAACCTCACACCGGCTGGGCGAGGTCAAGTCTCACCCAACCACcaacgaggctcaacctcacctagatctagcgaggctctaACAATCTCATCGCCGTGGGTGGCCAATGgctgggaagaagaagaaaaagaaaatgagaaaaatataataaaagtattaaaaattaaaagaagttttaagtcacaaaaatttaagagtcgtaccaaatgtatttctatttgAATAATAGAAACTTTAAGCAGTTACCAAacactttcaaatattttgaaacttgaaataaaaaaaaaatcatttttaattataaattgttctcgaaaacaaaaCAGTTACGAAACACACCCTTAACAATAAAATTGACGTTTATAAGAGTTTAACTAATCAAGATATTCTAAGATGGCCTCAAAAAATCCAATgtaataattaatcaaatatgAATGGCTGGAAATGACAGCAAAGAATTCTTCTGGTTTATAACTCAAAATATGAAGAAGTTGACAGTAAATCTTTGGGCATTATAACAAACAAGTGTTGAGCAGGAGTTTCCTCCTTACTCCAAAAGAGTTCTCTAAATATGAATTCGCATCTTGGACAGTTGGAAATGATAAATATTATACTTCTCTCGATctatttaaagaaattttttatatttctctcAATTTGGATACAAAGTAAAAGGTACACGTCCTCAAAACCTTTAACCCTCACAAATCTTTGGATCGGAGTCGAGATCCGATGGGCCTGGACGTGAACCGAAACCGGCCCAATTGATAAAGCCCGTTTGCTCTCTCACTCCCCCAATCGGAGACCTTGAACATTTTTGGGCGTCAGCTGCTTCAGCTCCAGCAACAATCcctgccatctctctctctctctctatctcttcgtCCTCGGTCGGCGCGGTGACTCGAAGCCTCCCTCCGACGATGCTCGCCCGCCTGGCCGCGAAGCGCCTCCATGAGATCCGCCACGTCTTCCGCCAATCCCCGCAggtccctccctctctcctctctctctctctctctctctctctccttcctcttcgaAATCCCTCCGATTCCGCCGCTGATCGATCTTCGCCATTGTGATTTCCATCAGGTCTCTCGGTCGCTCTCGACTGCTCTGAACTACGTGAGTTGATGCCCGacctgttttcttttttcctttctttttgagatttttttttcctcactcgTTCGAGTCGATTCGGATGAGCGCTTGGGGTGTTGGCTGACGAGTGGaaatgatcttcttcttttgcgcGTGATGCACAGCACATCGATTCGCCGGACAACAATCCGGACCTGCTGTGGGAGTTCTCGGATGCCAATAAGAGCAAGGTGACCCAAATTATCTTCGGTTCGTTGATTGTTCCGATGCAATTCCTTGTTTCCTTTGGAAATGAAGTCGTTCTGCGACTGGAGCCGATTTAAGTTCGTGTTCCTTTGCTATATTTATCGGTCTCTTTGAGTATGGGATTGGGCGGTTGGATAATACGGTTTGAATCTTCACTCAAAGTCGAATTTTGAAGAAATGAGAGGAATTTCTTGTTGAGGGCGAATGAGCGAGTCTCGTAACATCAGGGATTTTGAATACGTTGTTTCGTGTGGGCCGTGTTGGAGTTCCGGGTGCTTGAGCTAAGGCTCATCAAAGACTCCATTTGCGTATTGGCATGAGGTGCTGATAACGCATGGGACCTGCGATCCGCTACGTCTGCTAGATTCCATGTCTAGTTGTATCTTGGGGTAACCTTTGGCACGGAATTCTAAGATCTATGTGCTAGACATATATGACCTGATTTGTGCTCAGAACTGTCAAACTTCTGGCAATAAGCTTTTATAGGAGAAGTGGTGATTCTCGGACTTTGTGGAAAATAGGATGCATTAGTGTCCTTTATACTAGTCATCATTGTACTATCTCTTCATGGGAAAGCCATTGTGATGCAATGTCAAGTGTGAAAGTTTGCTGCCTTGAATCTTCTTTCGATGCTGCTGTTTACAACTgattatttcagaaaaaaagatggGTTTTTATAACTGCATATATGTAATCAAGGGGCTTTGCAGCTTATACCTTCTCTAATGATGCAATTCTATAGTTCTACATCATCATACATAGTTCGTAGGTTTTTCTATTAGAAATTTAGGGAGGCGAGGGAGTTGGAGCATTTTTTTGCTGGTTGCCTAATAGGTTGGACCCaacaagaagaatgaagaaCTGTGTATTTTTCCACTAGTTTTCATTTCAAAGCAAGTGCCATTGCAGATTTTCTTTTGTGACATAGAGATGTTAATGTTGCCAGCAATAGCATTCCCTTTCTTCAATTACCATTTGGATTGGATCACCCCATAATCTTGACGGACGTtgagcctttttcttttctgagaTTCGTTtcttaataataattatttcttgATTGGCCATAAATGATTCGTAACTTGTAGAGATCCATTGGGATGCCATCGATATATctttatattcattttcttaaattgttTGCTGATTGAAGTCCAAAATTCGCCCATGCATTTGTAGGTTAAGGAGATATTGTCTCACTACCCATCTAATTACAAGCAATCGGCTGTCATCCCCCTGCTTGATCTTGCACAACAGCAGCATGGAGGGTGGCTTCCAGTCTCGGCAATGAATGCGGTATACTATTGTTGGTTCACAAAATGTCTACATACACATATTCTTTAAGATACTTCAGCTAAAGGAGAGTTAATTTAGTCACTCTTTCAAGAGGTAAGAGTATATATGACATTGTGCCATGTGTGTGCATCTGATCATATCCCTAAAGGGATGAGTTCTATCTATCAGAAAGAAAAAATCCCTAGAGTGATGAGTTCACGAGTTGTGTCTTTATGCACATAGCTTCCTTTCTCACGTGTATCTTTTTTTGTAATATgatcttgagatttttttttttcttacgcTTCTCTTTTTTAATACCATGATCtcaagattcttttttttttgtgatcatgGTATGCTAAAGACATCAGTATGGATTTGTAATACAAATATCAAGAATCATAGAatgtttccttttctcttagaTTTTAGACTGTAATGATCGAACATTGTATCATACTATCTAGTTGGAACAAGAGGTGAAAGGTAATCACCACAGGAAGCAAATATCACATTCCAAGTTCTGTACTTTACTGAGAATTCTGGCTTCTGCTTATCAAACTTGAAGGTCATGTGTTTAGATGCATGATAGGACGCCATCTTATGTATTTTCAtctatgttttttattttacttgctAGGTAAGATTCAAAATTCGGAGATTTCTCTAGTAAAAGTAAGGGctcaaatttcttcaaaaagtaaTTCATCAAGCTAACTCCTCCAAGTCcagtcacttttgatgatatgttCAAACTTTTTTTCCCAAACTCGATATTGGAAAATCTTGATTATGGCATATATGCTTCTTTTGAATGTCAATGATTATCAGGACTCTATGCTTTTGTAAAATCCATAAATCTTAATGTCcatggatcatttttttatgcATGTGTTGCTACGTTGGTAGTTTGTTTGGTGCCTGTCTCCTGTTGTCTGGTCTACAGGTGTTATAGTCGATTCAAACCAGATCTAGATAGCCACTACCTAATTTACTTTATACCCTTACACATTAAAAGGTGAAAAAGAGGACGCTTTCCTTGATGCCTTTTGATCGATAAGCTTACACGTTGATGAAGCATGGTAATGAAGATTACATGTTCACCCATAATTTGAAGATGCATGTTCTCTACATGATCAATAGTCACTACAGTTCAACTAATGATATGTTAGGATGATCTTGAGCTGGCAAGGATCTACAAAATAATGCCTATCATTTGTAAAAAGAAGAGCCATGGTGGCTTGTATAATAATCTTGTGTATATGTTTTGAAGTCTTAGCAGTTAGCACGGATGTATTAACCATCAGGGAAGTTTCTCTTATACAAACATGTGCTCAGCAATTGAAGTAACTACAATTTCCCCTTTGTTCTTCCTTTTAGTTGTTCATCTTTCCagttctcatttcttttttgtcatgTGTACCTTTGGGCCTCAATCTCGTTGGCCAAAGATTGggcttgaaaatttttgaactgATCTGTTTTGTGCCAATGCTTATTTGACATTCATGCCATAGCCTACTTCATTTAACTGTTTGATATAGTCAAGAGAAGTACTTGAAGGAAATGTTTTCCTGGGAAGAAGGGAACTGCTTTTATGCTATTAGCTGTGTCACATGGAAAAGTTTTTGATGCATAGTTGTCTAGGATGCCAAAAAAATTTGCTGGAAGCATCTTCTTGAGTATGAATAGTCGAACACTCCATCTATTTATGGCATCCATAACATGAAGCAAGAATTTTGCCTATATACAGGGTGGACTGAGTGTACGACTTGACTGAGAAAAGCAATAACTCCTCTATATCCAGTATTCATGGGGTAATTTTGTGTTTCCAGTAAAAGTAGCAAACAAGTACCCAACTTGTTTCTGCCAgcataaaaagagaagaaaaaatgctCACATTCACACACACCAGCGCTCAAGTCACTTGCGAGAGAGGGCCAGGAGATCCTACTGGTCCCTGCTTATGTCCAAAAGCTTgcatagtatactatattgttCTTAGGTGCCTTACCTCATACTTGCTCACTTATCCCTAAAACTATATATGCCCTGGTGTTTATTTCAGCATATATGAACTTTAGTTATCAAGTCTCTCTCTTGTTATGCAGTTACTTGACTGTCTTGTCCATGTCTGATCATACATATTCAATGCTTTAAGTTCATGGAAAAGCATGATTTATGTTTGACTATGTGCCTATGATAATTATACTAGTCAGATAAGTTTAATATGAATATGTTTTATTGGTTCAGGTTGCCAAGGTCATAGAAGTTGCTCCAATCCGTGTGTTTGAAGTTGCAACCTTTTATTCAATGTTTAACCGGACAAAGGTGAGAAGCAAAATCCATGTGTGCCCTTGAAATTAAAACTTGTCAATGCATCATCTTATTTACGATGTTGTAGGTTGGCAAGTACCACCTGTTGGTCTGTGGCACGACCCCTTGCATGATTCGTGGCTCACGTGAAATTGAATCAGCCTTACTGAAGCACTTGGGAGTGAAGCGCAATGGCAAGTCTTATGCAATGTCATAATATCCTACTAAATATAGCAAACAATCATTTATTACCAACAACTTCCCTGTTTTCTTAATGCGCAGAAGTGACCAAGGATGGTTTATTCTCTGTTGGGGAAATGGAATGCATGGTCAGTATATGTTAACATCTTTACTGATTTCACCTCTATCTTATGGAGACTTATAAGTCTGgtatcatttttattatgcaTAGAATAGCCAACAAACCAAATTGTTTTTCTCTTGATGAGTTATTTTGCTTATATGCAGTTGAAGATTAAAAGAATAGAGTGTTTGATTTGCCTTTTTTTGGGCAGGGTTGTTGTGTTAATGCTCCCATGATAACTGTTGCTGATTACTCCAACGGATCAGAAGGATATACTTACAATTATTATGTAAGTCCACTGTAGTTTTCATTTGCCCAAAGTATTTTGAACGCTTGAGCAAGTGTTCCTCATGTTACCTCTTTGTTCTATCTCATTTTGCAGGAAGACGTGACTCCCGAGCGTGTTGTTGAGATAGTGGAGCTGTTGAGAAGAGGGGAGAAGCTACCAGTAAGAAATTCACCTTTTTCTTTAACTTGCTCTTGGGTTCTGTATCTTGTCTACCTTGATATAGTTATAGTGGATCAATTTACCAATGGCGTGTCCCTGGATATTCTGGtctctcattatttttttgtttattttttcagcCGGGCACTCAAAATCCGAAGCGCACCAAGTGTGGACCAGAAGGAGGGAACACGACTTTGTTAAGCGAGCCGAAACCTCCTCTGTGCCGGGACCTTGACGCGTGCTAAATCTGCAGCAATTCGTTCTCTTAACAATAATGCAAGGCTAAAATGTTGTTAGGGATCACCCTTTGTACCCCTTTTTGCTTACTCTCAT
The sequence above is drawn from the Eucalyptus grandis isolate ANBG69807.140 chromosome 11, ASM1654582v1, whole genome shotgun sequence genome and encodes:
- the LOC104426622 gene encoding NADH dehydrogenase [ubiquinone] flavoprotein 2, mitochondrial, whose product is MLARLAAKRLHEIRHVFRQSPQVSRSLSTALNYHIDSPDNNPDLLWEFSDANKSKVKEILSHYPSNYKQSAVIPLLDLAQQQHGGWLPVSAMNAVAKVIEVAPIRVFEVATFYSMFNRTKVGKYHLLVCGTTPCMIRGSREIESALLKHLGVKRNEVTKDGLFSVGEMECMGCCVNAPMITVADYSNGSEGYTYNYYEDVTPERVVEIVELLRRGEKLPPGTQNPKRTKCGPEGGNTTLLSEPKPPLCRDLDAC